ACATGCATGGAGGGCAGGAACTCCGCCTCGTCCGTGTCGTACTCGATGCCGGCTTCTTCGAGCGCGGCAACAACGGCACGCAGGTCCGCGGCTTCGGAGATAATCTCGAAGTTCTCGCCGGATTCCTTGACCTCGTCAGCGCCGGCGTCCAGCACGGCCATCAGCAGATCGTCCTCGGTGAGGTCCTTCTTGGGCAGCGTGACAACGCCCTTGCGGGTGAACATGTAGGCCACCGATCCGGGGTCTCCCATGTTGCCGCCGTTGCGGGTCACGGCCAGGCGCACCTCGGAGGCCGCACGGTTCTTGTTGTCCGTGAGGCACTCGATCAGCAGGGCCGTGCCCTGCGGGCCGTAGCCCTCGTACATGATGGTCTGGTAATCGACGGCTTCACCGAGCAGGCCGGCACCGCGCTTGACGGCGCGGTTGATGTTGTCGATGGGCACAGAGGTCTTCTTGGCCTTGGACACCGCGAGTTCCAGGCCGGGGTTGCCGGCCATGTCGGCGCCGCCCGCGCGGGCCGCAACTTCGATGTTCTTGATCAGCTTGGCAAACGACTTTGCACGCTTGGCGTCAATGACGGCCTTCTTGTGCTTGGTGGTTGCCCATTTAGAGTGGCCCGACATCTACGCTTCTCCTCTGATGATCTGGATAAAAAGTTCATGGATCCGGCTCTCCCCCGTTACCTCCGGATGGAACGAGGTGGCCAGCAGGTTTCCAGAACGCACTGCCACAATTCTAGCGACGAATTCCTCAGCGGACGCATGACCATGCCTCTGCGGCGGAACCTGGGCCAGGACCTCGACGGAATTGCCGGTCTTTTCCACCCAGGGCGCACGGATAAAAACAGCGTGCACCGGAGGCACGGCAAGGGCTCCATTTGCAGACGGCAGGCGTTCCAGGCCCTTGAAATCCAGCAGGGTTTCGAAGGACTCCCGCTGGCGGCCAAACGCGTTGCGGCGCACGTCCATGTCCAGCCCGCCCAGAGTCTGCTGCGGTTCGCCGGTTCCGCTGCGGGCCGGATCCGATATGCGGTCTGCGAGCAGGATCATTCCCGCGCAGGAGCCGTAGACCGGAAACCCGTTACGGATCCGTTCCTGCAGCGGGCCGTAAACACCGAAGGTCCGCATCAGTTTGTCGATGGTGGTGGACTCGCCGCCGGGCAGCACCAACCCGTGGAGCCCGTCCAGTTCCCCGGGACGACGAACCGGAACCGCAGTGGCTCCCGCAGCTGCCAGTGCAGCCGCATGCTCGCGGACCCCGCCCTGCAGCGCCAGCACACCCACCCGCAGGGAACCTTCGCTTGTCATCGGGCCAGTCTACGGTTCAAATGCCCCGGCGGAGGGCAACGGGAAGAAGGTCCGCGGAGCTCCTTGCGATATATTCATAAACCATGAGTTCTTTCTCCGTCCTGACAGGCAAGCTGGTCCGCAGTGCCTCCAAACTGCGCGGCGGCGGCTCCGCACTGCCCGGCCTGGTGGTGGAGAAAATCGACCCCGATTTCATCCGCCGCACGCTGGCTGACCTTCCGCTCGGTGTTGCGGTGGTGTCCGGCACCAACGGCAAAACCACCACCACCAAAATGGTGGTGGAGCTGCTCGAAAGCCAGGGCCTGAAGGTCTTTACCAACCGCACGGGCAGCAACTTCACCCGCGGTGTCGCCGCGGCCCTGCTCGGCGAGGTGGACTGGCGCGGACGCCTGGATGCCGACGTCGCCGTCCTGGAACTTGATGAAGCGCATGCCGTGCACTTCGTGAAGCTGATCCAGCCGCGTTATTCACTGCTGTTGAACGTCCTGCGGGACCAGCTGGACCGTTTCGGTGAGATCGACAAGACCACCCGTCTGCTGGAGGCCATTGCCAAGGCCACCACCGGCACCGTGGTCCTGAACCGCGAAGACCCGCGCGTGGCCGGCATCGCTGGCTCCCTGGACAAGCAGGAGGTCCGCTACTTCGGCCTCCACGAGTCCCTGCGCAGCACCTTCCCGAACGACGACGAGATGCGCGGCTCCTCGGCCGAAGCCGCGGCCGCTGTGCTGCCCGCCGACGTCGTGCTGGAGCGCGTGGCCGAAACCGACGCGGACTTCCGCGTGGACAACACGGTGGTGACCACCGGACTGAAGCTGCGCGGGGTCTACAACATCTTCAACGCCGCCGCCGCGCTGGCGCTGGCCCGCGTGATCGCCGGCCCGCAGGCCAATTCGGAGGCGCTGTTCACCGCCCTGTCCAACGTGGAACCTGCGTTTGGCCGCGGCGAGTCGCTGGTGGTCAACGGCCAGCCGCTGGAACTGGTGCTCGTGAAGAATCCCAGCGGTTTCCGGCTGGGCTTGAAGTCCTTTGCCGCCCACGGCTACTCGACCATGATCGCCATCAACGACAATTACGCTGACGGCCGGGACATGTCCTGGCTGTGGGACGTGGATTTCGAGACCCTTGCCGAGAACGGCGTGGACATGGTCACCGGCGTGCGCGCCTATGACATGGCGCTGCGGCTGAAGTACGACGACGTGCCGGTGGCCGCCATTGATCCGGACATCACCGATGCACTGAAGAAGTTCATCGCGTCCTCCGGGTCCTCGCCCATGCGCATCTTCTGCACGTATACGGCCATGTTGGCCGTGCGGCGGGAACTTTCCAAGATCACGACAGTAGAGGTGGTCTCATGAGCGAGGCGCACAATCCCACGGCCGGCGAAGACCGGACCATCAACATCCTGCAGCTGTACCCGCGGGAAATGAACATCTACGGGGACTGGGGCAACGTCCTGGTCCTCAAGCAGCGCCTGAAGTGGCACGGCTACACCGCCAACGTCCTGGAGTACAACGTGGGCGACGACTTCCCGGCGGACGTGGACCTGCTGGTGGGCGGCGGCGGACAGGACAGCGGGCAGGTGGTCATCCAGGACGACCTGCAGGCAATTGCTCCGACCCTGCGCGCCATGGCCGAAGACGACCTGCCGATGCTCGCCATCTGCGGGCTCTACCAGCTCTTCGGCAACTTCTTCAAGACCCACACCGGGACCGTGATTCCGGGCATCGGGCTGCTGGACCTGGAGACCCACGGCGGCACCGAACGGCTGATCGGCAATGTGCTGTCGGTGAGCGAGGAATTCGGCGAAATCCACGGCTACGAGAACCACTCCGGCCAGACGTTCCTGGGTTCGGGCGTACGTCCGCTGGCCGAGGTCCGCAAGGGCGAGGGGAATAACTCCAAGGACAATTGGGAGGGTGCCCGCTACCGCAACGTGGTGGCCAGCTACCTGCACGGCTCCCTGCTGCCCAAGAACCCTGCCATTGCCGACTTCCTGCTTCAGCAGGCCGTGATCCGCAAGTTCGGTTCCTTTGAGCCGCGGCCGTCGTCAGCCAAGGATCTGGCGGAGCTGGCGAAGCTCTCGGAGCTGGCCCGGCAGCACGCCTCGCAGCGCCCCCGGTAGAACCGAGTCTGGAACCAGCGCCGCACTTCCTCTACTCCGTGCCGGCGCGCCGGAGCCGCACGGCTGCGACCGCCAGACACACTGCACCTGCAGTCAGTGCCAGGACGGCCACGAGCCTAGCGGTCCCGAAATCCTCGAACAGTCCCGGCGTCAGGATTACGGCCAGCACGCCGAGCAACGCTGCACCAATAATGAAGAAGGCCGGGCGGTACTCACGGGTTGTGTTCATGCCACGGAGCCTACCTGCCGTCGGAGTGCCCGGCGAATCTGCCTCCGGCAGGTGCGTACCTGCCGGCAGCCCTCCCCAATCTTGCCAACCCTAGCCCGATCTGCTGCTCGCATTCTTCGTGCAGATAACGGGGCTTGCCTCAATCCTCCGTGCAGATAACGGGCTCAAACCAGCGGATTCCGCCCCTTTGGGCCCGTCAACTGCACGAAGGAGTCTGGAGGCGCGCTCTTGGGCGCATTATCTGCACGAAGAAATCCAGAGATAGGGTTTTGGGCCCGTCAACTGCACGAAGAATTCGGAAAGGGATCTTCGGGTTGCTGCCCTCCAGGAGGAGTCAGCGCACCGGATCCGTGGATACCAGCCATTCATGGGCGCCGGCGTCGGCAGCACCCATGGACTCAACCACGCCAATGGTCCGTGCCCTCACCGCGGCCTGGTGTTCGGGTGTTGCGCAGGCCCCCTGGGGCAGGTCGGCGGCGACGGAGCACCAGCGGTAGGGGTCCCGGACGATCACGGACGGAGCCCACGCCAGGTCAGTGACGGACCAGGCGCCGTCGTCGTCCTGTCCGAACTGGGCGCGCAGGATCAAACCCTCATTGTTGACGTCATACCAGGGCGACAGCTCGGTGACGGAGTTGCCCAGGCCGTAGGCGATCCAGGTTCCGTTGTAGTTTTCGATCGGCAGCACGGAGTGGCTGTGATGGCCGTAAATGAAATCGAACTCTCCGCTGTCAGCCAGGGCATGGGCCACCTCCACCTGCTGCGCATTGGGAACGGAGGCGTATTCGTCCCCGGCGTGCACCGCTCCCACCACGACGTCGGCACCGGCGGCCCGGGCGGCCTTGGCTTTGGCGATCATCACCGCAGGATCCAGCAGGTCCACCTGCCAGTCAAAGTCCGCGGTCATCCCGTTCAATCCGTAGGTGGCCTCCACAACGGAAACCTTGGCGGCGGGAGTTTGCAGGATGAAGGGCTTCGCAGCGTCCGCCTCCGAGGCATACGAGCCGGTGTGCGGCAGGCCCAGCGAGTCCAGTACGCCGAGGGTCCGGTTGAGTCCGGCGGTTCCGGCGTCCACGGTGTGGTTGCTGGCGGTGGTGCAGGCGTCATAGCCCACGTCCCTGGCCGCAGTCAGGATCTGCGGCGGAACATTGAACAGCGGATACCCGGTGTAGGGACCGTCCGCTTCCGCGACGGGTGTTTCCATGTGGCAGATACCCAGATCCGCCGAGTCCAGGTAGGCCCGCTTGCCTTCGAGCAGCGGTGTAAAGTCAAGCGGCACCTTCCCGGAGGCCGCGGCGTCGGCGCCGGCCTGGGTCCAGAGCTGCGGATGCACCAGCAAATCTCCGGCCACCATCATCGAGAAGCACCGCACCGCCGCGCACTCCTCCCCCAGTCCGGGGGTGGGAGTAGGAACGGCGCCGGCAGCTGTTCCGGATGAACCGGGATCGGAGGCAGTTGCCGAGGCCGAGGCGGCAGACGGGTCCGGTGCGGAACTCGACGCGGAATTGGATGCCGGTGCGTCAGTGTCCGGAGACGGTGCCGCCGGTGCACAGCCGGCTGCAGCGGCAAGCAGGAGCAGTGCAGCAGCGGCTTTGCCCCTGGCAGCTGCTCGGCCCTTTGCCCCGGCGGCCAGCCCAAATCCAATGCTGCGCATACCCATAAAGTGCTCCCCGTGTGACACATTCAGCCCAAAGACCGCCCCGCGCAGTCCCGCCAAGCGTACGACGGCGTTTCTGTTGTTCGCGTCACTGAGCGTGTGCGAGTCTTGACGCTTATGAGTAACCCTTTCCTGCACACCAGCACCCTGCCCTACCAGCTCCCGCCGTTTGAGCAGATCACTCCCGATGATTTCCTCCCCGCCTTCAAGGCAGGCTTCGACGAAAACCTCATGGAAATCGACGCCATAGCGGCAAACAGCGACACCCCGGATTTTGAGAACACCATCGCGGCAATGGAGCGCGCCGGTCAGACGCTGGCCCGCACTGCCTACGTCTTCTTCACGTTCGCGGCGGCGGATGCAACCGAGCAAATCCAGGCGATCCAGCAGGAGGTCGGGCCGCAGCTGGCTGAGCACGAGGACAGCATCTATCTCAACAAGGCCCTCTTCGAACGGATCAGCGCCGTCTCCACCGACGGATTGGACGAGGAATCCGCCCGTTTGGTGTCCGAGTACCGCCGCAGCTTCATCCGCGCCGGAGCCCAGCTCGACGACGAAGGACAGGCGCGCATGCGAAAGCTGAATGCCCGGCTGTCAGTGCTGGGCACCGAATATGCGCAGAAACTGCTGAAGGACACCAACGAATCGGCGCTGCTGGTGACTGACGCTGCTGAACTGGACGGCTTGTCCGACGACGATATCGCCTCAGCGGCAGCGGCCGCCGCTGAGGCAGGCTGGGCCGGGGCAAGCAAGGAAAAGTACCTGCTATCCCTGGTTCTGCCGACCTCGCAACCGGCGCTGGCTTCCCTCACCAACCGGGACACCCGCCGGCGCCTCCTCGAGGCTTCCCTGAACCGCGGTTTCCGGAACAACAGCGAGAATACGCTGGGGATTGCCGCCGAAATGGCGGCGCTGCGTGCCGAGCGGGCTGAGCTCCTGGGATTCGCAAACCACGCCGAGTTCGCCACCGACAACCAGACGGCTCCGTCCCTGGAGGCCATCCACGCAATGCTCGGGAAGCTGGCCCCGCCCGCGGTCCGCAATGCACAGGCCGAGGCGGAACTGCTGCGCGAGGCTGCGGCCCGGGACGGCGTCGAGGACCTGCAGGCCTGGGACTGGTCCTACTACTCCGAGCAGGTGCGGCGCGAAAAGTTCAGTGTGGACCGCGCGGCGCTGCGCCCCTACTTCGAGCTGGAACGGGTCCTGAAGGACGGCGTTTTCTACGCTGCCAACCGTCTGTACGGCGTGACCTTCACCGAACGCCCGGACCTGGCCGGCTACCACCCGGACGTCCGGGTCTGGGAAGTCAAAAACGAGGACGGTTCAGGGCTGGGATTGTTCCTGGGTGACTATTACACCCGTGACACCAAGGCCGGCGGTGCGTGGATGAACTCGCTCGTGCACCAGTCCTCGCTGCTGGGAACCGCCTCCGTGGTCATCAACAACCTCAACATCGCCAAGCCGGCCGCCGGAGAGCCAACCCTGCTCTCCTTCGACGAAGTGGTGACAGCTTTCCACGAATTTGGCCACGCCCTGCACGGCCTCTTCTCGGATGTCACCTACCCGCAGTTCTCCGGCACCGCCGTTCCCCGTGACTTCGTGGAGTATCCCTCCCAGGTAAACGAGATGTGGATGCTGTGGCCCGAGGTCGTGGCGAACTTTGCCAAGCATTACGCCACCGGTGAGCCGCTCCCCCAGGACGCCATCGACCGGATCGAGGCAGCCTCCACCTGGGGTGAAGGCTTCGGCACCACGGAGTACCTGGGCGCCACGCTGCTTGATCTTGCCTGGCACGAGCTGGCGCCGGGAGAAACAGTGCAGGACCCCGAAGCGTTCGAGGCTGAGGCCTTGGAACGTGCCGGCGTCGCCCTGGATTTGGTGCCCCCGCGTTACCGGTCCGGCTACTTCAAACACATTT
This genomic interval from Arthrobacter sunyaminii contains the following:
- a CDS encoding M3 family metallopeptidase, whose translation is MSNPFLHTSTLPYQLPPFEQITPDDFLPAFKAGFDENLMEIDAIAANSDTPDFENTIAAMERAGQTLARTAYVFFTFAAADATEQIQAIQQEVGPQLAEHEDSIYLNKALFERISAVSTDGLDEESARLVSEYRRSFIRAGAQLDDEGQARMRKLNARLSVLGTEYAQKLLKDTNESALLVTDAAELDGLSDDDIASAAAAAAEAGWAGASKEKYLLSLVLPTSQPALASLTNRDTRRRLLEASLNRGFRNNSENTLGIAAEMAALRAERAELLGFANHAEFATDNQTAPSLEAIHAMLGKLAPPAVRNAQAEAELLREAAARDGVEDLQAWDWSYYSEQVRREKFSVDRAALRPYFELERVLKDGVFYAANRLYGVTFTERPDLAGYHPDVRVWEVKNEDGSGLGLFLGDYYTRDTKAGGAWMNSLVHQSSLLGTASVVINNLNIAKPAAGEPTLLSFDEVVTAFHEFGHALHGLFSDVTYPQFSGTAVPRDFVEYPSQVNEMWMLWPEVVANFAKHYATGEPLPQDAIDRIEAASTWGEGFGTTEYLGATLLDLAWHELAPGETVQDPEAFEAEALERAGVALDLVPPRYRSGYFKHIFAGGYAASYYAYIWSEVLDADTVEWFKENGGLTRENGDRFRRELLARGNSIDPLQSFRNFRGREAAIEPLLHRRGLA
- the pdxT gene encoding pyridoxal 5'-phosphate synthase glutaminase subunit PdxT yields the protein MTSEGSLRVGVLALQGGVREHAAALAAAGATAVPVRRPGELDGLHGLVLPGGESTTIDKLMRTFGVYGPLQERIRNGFPVYGSCAGMILLADRISDPARSGTGEPQQTLGGLDMDVRRNAFGRQRESFETLLDFKGLERLPSANGALAVPPVHAVFIRAPWVEKTGNSVEVLAQVPPQRHGHASAEEFVARIVAVRSGNLLATSFHPEVTGESRIHELFIQIIRGEA
- a CDS encoding DUF1727 domain-containing protein encodes the protein MSSFSVLTGKLVRSASKLRGGGSALPGLVVEKIDPDFIRRTLADLPLGVAVVSGTNGKTTTTKMVVELLESQGLKVFTNRTGSNFTRGVAAALLGEVDWRGRLDADVAVLELDEAHAVHFVKLIQPRYSLLLNVLRDQLDRFGEIDKTTRLLEAIAKATTGTVVLNREDPRVAGIAGSLDKQEVRYFGLHESLRSTFPNDDEMRGSSAEAAAAVLPADVVLERVAETDADFRVDNTVVTTGLKLRGVYNIFNAAAALALARVIAGPQANSEALFTALSNVEPAFGRGESLVVNGQPLELVLVKNPSGFRLGLKSFAAHGYSTMIAINDNYADGRDMSWLWDVDFETLAENGVDMVTGVRAYDMALRLKYDDVPVAAIDPDITDALKKFIASSGSSPMRIFCTYTAMLAVRRELSKITTVEVVS
- a CDS encoding YebC/PmpR family DNA-binding transcriptional regulator; amino-acid sequence: MSGHSKWATTKHKKAVIDAKRAKSFAKLIKNIEVAARAGGADMAGNPGLELAVSKAKKTSVPIDNINRAVKRGAGLLGEAVDYQTIMYEGYGPQGTALLIECLTDNKNRAASEVRLAVTRNGGNMGDPGSVAYMFTRKGVVTLPKKDLTEDDLLMAVLDAGADEVKESGENFEIISEAADLRAVVAALEEAGIEYDTDEAEFLPSMHVELDADNARKFLKLVDAVEDLDDVQNVYSNADISAEVFAQLEDD
- a CDS encoding CapA family protein; translation: MRSIGFGLAAGAKGRAAARGKAAAALLLLAAAAGCAPAAPSPDTDAPASNSASSSAPDPSAASASATASDPGSSGTAAGAVPTPTPGLGEECAAVRCFSMMVAGDLLVHPQLWTQAGADAAASGKVPLDFTPLLEGKRAYLDSADLGICHMETPVAEADGPYTGYPLFNVPPQILTAARDVGYDACTTASNHTVDAGTAGLNRTLGVLDSLGLPHTGSYASEADAAKPFILQTPAAKVSVVEATYGLNGMTADFDWQVDLLDPAVMIAKAKAARAAGADVVVGAVHAGDEYASVPNAQQVEVAHALADSGEFDFIYGHHSHSVLPIENYNGTWIAYGLGNSVTELSPWYDVNNEGLILRAQFGQDDDGAWSVTDLAWAPSVIVRDPYRWCSVAADLPQGACATPEHQAAVRARTIGVVESMGAADAGAHEWLVSTDPVR
- a CDS encoding type 1 glutamine amidotransferase, giving the protein MSEAHNPTAGEDRTINILQLYPREMNIYGDWGNVLVLKQRLKWHGYTANVLEYNVGDDFPADVDLLVGGGGQDSGQVVIQDDLQAIAPTLRAMAEDDLPMLAICGLYQLFGNFFKTHTGTVIPGIGLLDLETHGGTERLIGNVLSVSEEFGEIHGYENHSGQTFLGSGVRPLAEVRKGEGNNSKDNWEGARYRNVVASYLHGSLLPKNPAIADFLLQQAVIRKFGSFEPRPSSAKDLAELAKLSELARQHASQRPR